One segment of Thermoanaerobacter kivui DNA contains the following:
- a CDS encoding TM2 domain-containing protein, whose protein sequence is MDNNMYIKNQLTEKQLSILNQEFKKRKRNPVVAWLLWFFLGGLGAHRFYLGKTTSGVILLLVTILTVWWTFGIPTFIWLVVDAFLMNSMIRTKNNEIESQIINQIKSMQPAE, encoded by the coding sequence ATGGATAATAATATGTACATAAAAAATCAATTAACAGAAAAACAACTATCAATTCTAAATCAGGAATTTAAAAAAAGAAAAAGAAATCCTGTAGTAGCTTGGCTTTTGTGGTTCTTTTTAGGTGGATTAGGAGCACATAGATTTTATCTTGGTAAAACAACATCCGGTGTAATTTTATTACTGGTAACTATTTTAACTGTTTGGTGGACTTTTGGAATACCAACTTTTATTTGGTTGGTAGTAGACGCATTCTTAATGAACAGTATGATTCGAACCAAAAATAACGAAATAGAAAGTCAAATTATAAATCAGATAAAAAGTATGCAACCTGCAGAATAA